From the genome of Rathayibacter sp. VKM Ac-2759, one region includes:
- a CDS encoding HAD-IIIA family hydrolase has protein sequence MNDTIHPQGAASPRLRGILFDRDATLVVDVPYNGDPALVEPMPTALDAVARAREAGLALGVVTNQSGIARGIIAREQAEAVNRRVDEVFGGFDVWMLCPHGPEDGCDCRKPAPGMVLDAAAALGLPADSLAVIGDIGADMGAAAAAGARGVLVPTPITRQEEVTAAPLRAATLLEAVELLLAMQPDEDSA, from the coding sequence GTGAACGACACGATCCACCCGCAGGGCGCCGCCTCGCCCCGCCTGCGCGGGATCCTCTTCGACCGCGACGCGACCCTCGTGGTCGACGTGCCGTACAACGGCGACCCGGCGCTGGTCGAGCCGATGCCCACCGCGCTCGACGCGGTGGCGCGGGCCCGCGAGGCCGGGCTCGCGCTCGGAGTCGTCACGAACCAGTCGGGCATCGCCCGCGGCATCATCGCCCGCGAGCAGGCCGAGGCGGTCAACCGCCGGGTCGACGAGGTCTTCGGCGGTTTCGACGTCTGGATGCTCTGCCCGCACGGACCCGAGGACGGCTGCGACTGCCGGAAGCCCGCGCCCGGGATGGTGCTCGACGCCGCGGCGGCCCTCGGCCTCCCCGCCGACTCCCTCGCCGTGATCGGCGACATCGGCGCCGACATGGGCGCCGCGGCCGCCGCCGGTGCGCGCGGCGTGCTCGTCCCCACCCCGATCACGCGTCAGGAGGAGGTGACGGCCGCTCCCCTGCGCGCCGCGACCCTCCTCGAGGCGGTCGAGCTGCTCCTCGCGATGCAGCCCGACGAGGACTCCGCATGA